In Cytobacillus sp. IB215665, one genomic interval encodes:
- a CDS encoding MATE family efflux transporter — protein sequence MEHQIEQQKNSPETTKHLIITILALALPAVIENFFQTILGFVDTLFVSKLGLIEVSAVGVTNAILAIYFAVFMSLGVATNVYVAKNIGANNKEKASQIGQQAIILAALFGIFFGVISIFFAESLLLLMGVEQDVLSAAVTYFQIVAIPSILISLMFVLSSIMRGTGDTKTPMKISVTINLLNILLDYILIFGFFFIPSFGLAGAAFATVISRFIGVIGLTIYLAKSNILAFKKKDWKINKQSQLQLVTLGAPAAGERLVMRVGQVLYFGMIVALGTNTFAAHQIAGNIEIFSYMIGYGFATAATTLVSQKLGEKDFAGAQRYGNYSILIGTIAMTIFGLLLFFFGEWAASFFTTDTSVIQQITLALKIDAFIQPVLAFVLILTGIYQGGENTKFPMYTTAIGIWLIRTLGVYLLGLYFGFGIAGIWIAIGLDNLFRAIFLWIRYKNNNWINNITKLEA from the coding sequence ATGGAGCATCAAATTGAACAACAAAAGAATTCACCTGAAACAACAAAACATTTGATCATCACGATTTTAGCTCTAGCATTACCAGCAGTTATCGAGAATTTTTTTCAAACAATACTTGGATTTGTAGATACGTTATTTGTTTCAAAGCTTGGTTTAATTGAAGTATCTGCTGTTGGTGTAACGAACGCTATTTTGGCTATTTATTTTGCAGTATTTATGTCGTTAGGGGTTGCGACAAATGTATATGTAGCAAAAAATATTGGAGCAAATAACAAGGAAAAAGCGAGTCAAATTGGCCAACAGGCCATTATTTTGGCGGCATTATTTGGTATCTTCTTTGGTGTTATATCGATATTTTTTGCTGAATCTCTATTACTGCTAATGGGTGTAGAACAAGATGTGTTAAGCGCTGCAGTTACATATTTTCAAATTGTAGCCATCCCTTCTATTTTAATATCACTAATGTTTGTTCTTAGTAGCATTATGCGAGGAACTGGTGATACAAAAACACCAATGAAAATAAGTGTTACGATCAACCTATTAAATATATTATTAGATTATATTCTCATTTTTGGTTTTTTCTTTATCCCTTCTTTCGGACTTGCGGGTGCTGCCTTTGCTACTGTCATTTCTAGGTTTATTGGCGTAATCGGCTTAACAATCTACTTAGCAAAATCGAACATTCTTGCATTTAAGAAAAAAGATTGGAAGATTAATAAACAGTCCCAACTACAATTAGTTACATTAGGTGCCCCAGCTGCTGGAGAAAGACTTGTTATGAGAGTCGGTCAAGTGCTTTACTTTGGGATGATTGTTGCTCTAGGAACAAACACATTTGCAGCCCACCAAATTGCAGGAAATATTGAAATATTTTCTTATATGATTGGGTATGGATTTGCAACAGCAGCAACCACATTAGTCAGTCAAAAGCTTGGAGAAAAGGATTTTGCAGGAGCGCAAAGGTATGGGAATTATTCAATTCTAATTGGCACGATTGCTATGACTATTTTTGGTCTACTACTCTTCTTCTTTGGAGAATGGGCAGCATCATTTTTTACAACAGATACTAGTGTTATTCAACAGATCACTCTTGCATTGAAAATAGATGCATTTATTCAGCCAGTTCTTGCATTTGTTCTCATCTTAACAGGCATTTATCAAGGCGGTGAAAATACTAAATTTCCGATGTATACAACTGCAATCGGGATCTGGTTAATTAGAACACTAGGTGTTTATCTATTAGGATTATACTTTGGCTTTGGAATTGCGGGGATATGGATTGCAATTGGTTTAGATAACTTATTTAGAGCAATCTTTTTGTGGATACGATATAAAAATAATAATTGGATAAATAATATAACAAAGTTGGAAGCATAA
- a CDS encoding ABC transporter ATP-binding protein has translation MINVQNVTYGYHQTPVLNHFSFKEDAPIICGIWGKNGAGKTTLMSLLAGHDRPDNGEITIMDQNPYNNLSAQQHICYIQENHPFGKNWTVQDVLKYGQYFHPNWDQELAESLCDLFELPVKKKITKFSKGMKTAAQILLGLASNATVTILDEPTNGLDAVKRKQFYDVLLESYEDNPRLILLSTHHIEEIQPLCESLVVVHEGKVLFYHQMEEMRERGIFLSGAEEDIHKVMKHAKIIESSKIGSTTKIMIDAPYSNEWKKIASEQNLLIEKATLQGYLINMTTTKKVVNV, from the coding sequence ATGATTAATGTACAAAATGTCACTTACGGATACCATCAGACACCTGTGTTGAATCATTTTTCATTTAAGGAGGATGCACCGATTATATGCGGTATATGGGGGAAAAATGGAGCTGGAAAAACAACACTTATGAGTTTATTAGCAGGACATGACCGACCAGATAATGGGGAAATTACCATAATGGATCAAAATCCATACAACAATTTATCTGCACAGCAACATATATGTTATATACAAGAAAATCATCCCTTCGGTAAGAATTGGACAGTACAGGATGTATTAAAATACGGGCAATATTTTCATCCAAATTGGGATCAGGAGCTAGCAGAATCTTTGTGTGATCTATTCGAATTACCAGTAAAAAAGAAAATTACTAAATTCTCCAAAGGAATGAAAACCGCGGCACAAATCTTACTAGGCTTGGCAAGCAACGCTACAGTGACAATTCTAGATGAGCCAACGAATGGTTTAGATGCAGTAAAGCGCAAGCAATTTTATGATGTATTATTAGAAAGCTATGAAGACAATCCTCGATTGATTTTACTCTCCACTCATCATATTGAAGAAATCCAGCCTTTATGTGAATCGCTAGTTGTCGTACATGAAGGAAAAGTATTGTTCTATCATCAAATGGAAGAAATGCGTGAGCGTGGCATTTTCCTATCAGGTGCTGAAGAAGATATTCATAAAGTGATGAAGCATGCAAAAATCATAGAATCTTCAAAAATAGGCTCTACAACTAAAATTATGATTGATGCTCCATACTCTAACGAATGGAAAAAAATTGCTTCTGAACAAAATCTCTTGATTGAAAAAGCTACTTTACAAGGCTATTTAATTAACATGACTACGACTAAGAAGGTGGTTAATGTATGA
- a CDS encoding AI-2E family transporter, which yields MSLSEKRWFRTMVGIILILLIAFLLEKTLFVFTPVFVLIKTIFLPFVISGVLFYLCRPLIKWLEKRRIPNWLAIIIVYLVIILFFYIFYKLVTPVINDQLERLMNNLPSMINVMFEGIEYVQKNMDLFPDFQEAALSFSGDFEQKLTENIGNISSGIISFVGGFVNTIFYLFLVPFILLYMLKDGDRFQPSVAKFFPENKRGNILAVLKDMDKTISSYVQGQVMVSVSVGLMLFIGYLIIGLDYSIILAIFGMFTNVIPFLGPYLAVIPAFLVALFQEPIMAIYVAIIMLIAQQVEGNVISPQVMGKTLNIHPLTIIILILTAGNLVGILGIIFAIPTYAVAKVVISHAVKLYKISIQESR from the coding sequence ATGAGTTTAAGTGAAAAGCGTTGGTTTAGAACAATGGTAGGAATCATCTTGATTCTATTAATTGCATTTCTCCTTGAGAAAACGTTATTTGTGTTTACCCCAGTTTTCGTACTAATTAAAACAATTTTTCTACCATTCGTTATATCTGGGGTCTTATTTTATTTATGTAGGCCACTTATTAAGTGGTTAGAAAAAAGAAGAATTCCAAATTGGTTAGCGATTATAATCGTTTATTTGGTAATCATTTTATTCTTTTATATCTTCTACAAATTAGTAACTCCTGTTATTAATGATCAGCTAGAGCGACTAATGAATAACTTACCATCAATGATAAATGTTATGTTTGAGGGGATCGAGTATGTACAAAAAAACATGGATTTATTCCCTGATTTTCAAGAAGCTGCTTTATCTTTCAGTGGAGACTTCGAACAAAAACTAACTGAAAATATCGGAAATATATCTAGTGGGATCATTAGCTTTGTTGGTGGATTCGTAAATACGATCTTTTATCTGTTCCTCGTTCCTTTTATATTGTTATATATGTTAAAGGATGGGGATCGTTTTCAACCGAGCGTCGCTAAATTCTTTCCTGAAAATAAGCGTGGTAATATTCTTGCAGTGTTGAAAGATATGGATAAAACAATTTCTTCCTATGTACAAGGTCAAGTAATGGTCAGTGTCTCTGTTGGGTTGATGCTATTTATAGGCTATCTCATTATTGGTCTTGATTATTCGATCATCTTAGCTATTTTCGGTATGTTTACGAACGTGATACCGTTTCTAGGACCTTATCTAGCTGTTATTCCTGCATTTCTTGTTGCGCTTTTCCAGGAGCCTATAATGGCAATTTATGTTGCTATAATCATGCTAATTGCACAACAAGTCGAGGGTAATGTGATATCGCCACAAGTAATGGGAAAGACATTGAATATACACCCGTTAACTATTATCATTTTAATATTAACTGCCGGGAATTTAGTCGGGATACTAGGTATTATTTTTGCCATCCCTACTTATGCTGTTGCAAAAGTTGTTATCTCCCATGCAGTTAAGCTTTATAAAATCAGTATACAGGAATCACGTTAA
- a CDS encoding phosphotransferase enzyme family protein, translated as MQQEQSGVIARDKALYKVAELATEKYDLQFEELVFLSEETNILYKLKDHLGYTYVMKIFQEESSSLEDNLTEIFFMDIVNEANHISAPRMISGKDGKKLQVIKSKYTSTPKRVALYSWLDGDDLDGNENEKRFIQLGELTASLHKTTYGIQIPSEITPKTWDKVFYYHGEEAIYKHEKFQKFLSIEYHQIMDGIIPFLNDQLSTYYKNNSEDLQLIHGDLNPSNIKVNGEQMHLIDFEDSMFGLPIQDISIMLYYYKYEETQNFDEVKRFYLQGYREVRDLPNITDYELELFMTARRVNFLNYILEVSNDPVDFIETSLPRVKEFVEKYNINLKK; from the coding sequence ATGCAACAAGAACAAAGTGGTGTAATAGCAAGAGATAAAGCATTATATAAGGTTGCAGAACTTGCGACAGAGAAGTATGATCTACAATTTGAGGAGTTAGTTTTTCTTAGTGAAGAGACTAACATCTTATATAAACTTAAAGATCATTTAGGTTATACATATGTCATGAAAATCTTTCAAGAGGAATCTAGTTCTTTAGAGGATAATCTTACTGAAATATTCTTTATGGACATTGTAAATGAAGCTAATCACATCTCTGCTCCGAGAATGATCTCAGGGAAAGATGGGAAGAAATTACAAGTTATTAAATCAAAATATACTTCTACACCTAAACGTGTTGCTTTATATAGTTGGTTAGACGGTGATGATTTAGATGGGAATGAAAATGAGAAGCGCTTTATACAATTAGGTGAGTTAACTGCTAGCCTTCATAAAACAACTTATGGGATACAGATTCCTTCAGAAATTACTCCAAAAACGTGGGATAAAGTATTTTATTATCACGGAGAAGAAGCAATCTATAAACATGAAAAATTCCAGAAGTTTTTGTCAATAGAATACCATCAAATAATGGATGGGATCATTCCTTTTTTAAATGATCAATTATCGACTTACTATAAAAATAATAGTGAAGACCTTCAATTAATACATGGTGATCTAAACCCATCGAATATTAAAGTTAACGGGGAACAAATGCATTTGATAGATTTTGAGGATTCTATGTTTGGGTTGCCAATACAAGACATATCCATTATGTTGTATTACTACAAGTATGAGGAGACGCAAAATTTTGATGAAGTAAAACGTTTTTATTTACAAGGATATAGAGAGGTTCGTGATTTACCTAATATAACTGACTACGAGCTAGAGCTATTTATGACCGCTAGAAGAGTGAACTTCTTGAATTATATATTGGAAGTTAGTAATGATCCTGTAGATTTTATTGAAACTAGTTTACCAAGAGTAAAAGAATTTGTCGAAAAGTATAACATTAACTTAAAAAAGTGA
- a CDS encoding GntR family transcriptional regulator, whose product MDQKLNSEKPIFSQIAENIESSILDGSIKEGEKVPSTNEFGKYYQINPATASKGINQLVDQKILFKKRGIGMFVADGAKEMIFEKRKKDFYNDYIIPLKAEANKLGLSKEELSILINKEDE is encoded by the coding sequence ATGGATCAAAAGTTAAACAGTGAAAAGCCCATTTTTTCTCAAATAGCTGAAAATATTGAATCAAGTATCTTAGATGGGTCTATTAAGGAAGGAGAAAAAGTGCCTTCTACAAATGAGTTTGGCAAATATTATCAAATTAACCCTGCTACAGCATCAAAAGGGATTAATCAGCTTGTGGATCAGAAGATCTTATTTAAAAAAAGGGGAATAGGTATGTTTGTCGCAGATGGTGCTAAAGAAATGATTTTCGAAAAGCGGAAAAAAGATTTTTACAATGATTACATCATTCCATTAAAAGCTGAAGCAAATAAGCTTGGTTTATCTAAGGAAGAACTTTCTATTTTGATTAACAAGGAGGATGAATGA
- a CDS encoding AAA domain-containing protein, with amino-acid sequence MKLTIHEIFEQWQKALQAEISTLKDKGGSSVHIRHGKMISSHQDEYIYVFYTSSDIYLVEGAAVRIKYNEADYHGEIISVEGNQLILTLATYLGKTVSDLELSTEPWRLIEALLTRLDEATNDQQKLRQVSKLLRGNAAVNHHQQHAETPLKEVVNRSLYNDTTYVWGPPGTGKTFTLSRVIVQNYVKGQKILVLTHSNAALDVVMLAVTNFLSEHGRWKTGDIIRYGLSRDEHVIAHDSLLSSTIAEQIHHQIRDRKMVITEQKDYVKEKIETKQHVPIQSVTSLQTELEGYRSDLSEAEKEVIQRARVIGVTLTKAAVDKQIFDRKYDLIVIDEASMAYVPQIAFAATLGKRIVVCGDFQQLPPIALSDNLYVNRWLKEDIFRKTNIVTTLKKKGKHPNLYMLTKQRRMHPDISAFSNVEMYQSYVSDHRTVRKRAIIARKKPYQGDAMILIDSSYFQAFAMKDEIYESRFNIISACLALHNIFVAYRNGHKSIGYVTPYRAQARIISTWLNERMPLSKLAEGTTITAATIHKFQGSERDFMIFDIVDSNGQLTAGQLLTNKQSSRLVNVAVTRAKGKLLTIADQPFIKSKVGKDKAISKLLNHMHKQNHKQSYDSIVASLTDERGSKQLTWYRNNEANDILFKDILNANKRIIISVPQLNNFHNQLWPLLKGLSNKLVITIITEEPEQIPLQNYHLVQKRVLQPFVIIDERIIWAIAHTDIQVAAKMNAPQTVRLLLKYLNIPLAKLNQMQVRETILLHHPTISLKKYIATWHYCYVCNHQQSSYINEEGRILLECKHCYSKRVLPDKILAKYLQYIDARCKQCHSKLIEEMKNGQSAIYCSTCKVYYDAKQLW; translated from the coding sequence ATGAAATTAACTATTCATGAGATTTTTGAGCAATGGCAAAAGGCACTTCAAGCAGAAATATCTACGTTGAAAGACAAAGGTGGCTCTAGTGTTCACATTCGACATGGAAAGATGATTTCTTCTCATCAAGATGAATATATTTATGTTTTTTATACAAGTTCAGATATTTATTTGGTAGAAGGTGCAGCAGTAAGAATTAAGTATAATGAAGCAGATTATCATGGAGAAATTATATCTGTTGAAGGTAACCAACTTATTCTCACACTAGCGACATATTTGGGGAAAACAGTCAGCGATTTAGAACTGAGTACGGAACCTTGGCGTTTAATTGAAGCTTTATTAACTAGGCTTGATGAAGCTACAAACGATCAACAAAAACTTAGGCAAGTGTCAAAGTTGTTAAGAGGTAATGCGGCTGTTAATCATCATCAACAGCATGCTGAAACTCCTTTGAAAGAGGTTGTTAATCGAAGTTTATATAATGATACAACTTATGTTTGGGGACCACCTGGTACAGGAAAAACATTCACGCTTTCCAGAGTTATCGTGCAAAATTATGTAAAAGGACAAAAAATTCTCGTCTTAACACATAGCAATGCTGCACTTGATGTAGTAATGCTTGCTGTTACGAATTTCTTGTCTGAACATGGACGTTGGAAAACAGGTGATATTATTAGATACGGTTTGAGTCGAGACGAACACGTAATTGCCCACGATAGTCTGCTGTCTTCAACAATAGCTGAACAGATCCATCATCAAATACGTGACCGAAAAATGGTGATTACTGAACAAAAGGATTATGTTAAAGAGAAAATAGAAACTAAGCAACACGTTCCGATACAATCAGTTACATCATTACAGACTGAATTAGAAGGGTATCGTTCTGATTTATCTGAGGCAGAGAAAGAAGTTATTCAGCGAGCACGAGTAATAGGGGTAACTCTAACAAAAGCGGCAGTAGATAAGCAAATTTTTGATAGAAAATATGATCTTATCGTGATTGATGAAGCAAGTATGGCATATGTCCCACAAATAGCCTTTGCAGCTACTCTTGGTAAGAGAATTGTTGTTTGTGGTGATTTTCAACAGTTACCACCTATTGCTCTTTCAGACAATTTATATGTAAACAGATGGCTTAAAGAAGATATATTCCGGAAGACAAACATCGTGACAACCTTGAAAAAAAAAGGAAAACACCCGAATTTGTATATGCTAACGAAACAGAGAAGGATGCATCCTGATATTTCCGCATTTTCTAATGTAGAAATGTATCAATCCTATGTAAGTGATCACCGAACAGTTAGAAAGAGAGCAATCATTGCTAGAAAAAAGCCTTATCAAGGTGATGCAATGATATTGATTGATAGCTCCTATTTTCAAGCTTTCGCGATGAAGGATGAAATCTATGAATCAAGGTTTAACATAATCTCAGCCTGTCTTGCACTGCACAATATATTTGTTGCCTATCGAAATGGGCATAAATCTATAGGGTACGTGACGCCATATCGTGCCCAAGCTCGAATCATATCCACTTGGCTAAATGAAAGAATGCCATTATCAAAATTAGCAGAAGGTACGACAATTACAGCTGCAACTATTCACAAATTTCAAGGATCTGAACGAGATTTCATGATATTTGATATTGTGGATAGTAATGGCCAACTTACTGCTGGACAATTGTTAACTAATAAACAATCATCACGACTAGTAAATGTAGCTGTCACAAGAGCAAAAGGCAAGTTATTAACCATTGCTGATCAACCTTTTATTAAGAGCAAGGTAGGTAAAGATAAAGCGATTAGTAAACTGTTAAATCATATGCATAAGCAAAATCACAAGCAGAGCTACGACAGCATTGTAGCATCATTAACAGATGAACGTGGTAGTAAACAATTAACTTGGTATCGGAATAATGAAGCGAACGATATATTATTTAAAGATATATTAAACGCAAACAAAAGAATAATAATCTCTGTACCACAATTAAACAACTTTCATAATCAACTTTGGCCATTGTTAAAAGGTTTATCTAATAAATTGGTCATTACAATAATTACTGAAGAACCTGAACAAATTCCACTACAAAACTACCATTTAGTACAAAAAAGAGTTTTACAGCCATTTGTCATTATTGATGAAAGAATCATATGGGCGATCGCTCATACAGATATACAGGTTGCAGCAAAAATGAACGCACCACAAACAGTTCGGTTGCTATTAAAATACTTAAATATCCCATTGGCTAAACTTAATCAAATGCAAGTTAGAGAAACAATACTTCTACATCATCCAACGATATCACTGAAGAAGTATATTGCAACTTGGCACTATTGTTACGTATGCAATCACCAACAGAGCAGCTATATAAATGAGGAAGGAAGAATTCTACTTGAATGTAAGCATTGCTATAGTAAACGGGTATTGCCTGACAAAATATTAGCTAAATATTTACAATATATTGATGCAAGATGTAAGCAATGTCATTCAAAATTAATTGAGGAAATGAAAAATGGACAGTCAGCCATCTATTGCTCAACATGTAAAGTCTATTACGATGCAAAACAATTGTGGTAA
- a CDS encoding ABC transporter ATP-binding protein → MKIHTQNLSQKYGSKTVLHNLNIMLEEEKIYGLLGRNGAGKTTFMQILAGHILQSKGKIFINNEQPFNNRNVLKNVCLINESNNFKRKLKVKHVLLVASKFYPTWSKQTADHLLHVFNLDPNMSARSLSKGMESALGIIIGLSSGAKITIFDEPYIGLDASARYKFYDLLLDEYKRNPRTFILSTHLIDEASNLFEEILLIQDGELLLHKTADELQEMSLQISGNIQAVNEYCHEKNVIFENEMIGRKTAMLFGEKLNIQEAKLKGLDVGRCNIQELMVHLTEKEGGRLYA, encoded by the coding sequence ATGAAAATTCACACACAAAACCTTAGTCAGAAGTATGGTTCAAAAACGGTATTACACAACCTTAACATAATGCTTGAGGAGGAAAAAATTTATGGACTATTAGGTAGAAATGGAGCAGGGAAAACGACATTTATGCAAATACTTGCAGGTCATATATTACAAAGCAAAGGTAAAATATTTATTAATAACGAACAACCTTTCAATAATCGAAATGTGTTAAAAAATGTTTGCCTAATTAATGAAAGCAATAATTTTAAAAGAAAATTAAAGGTTAAACATGTACTACTCGTAGCATCTAAATTTTATCCAACATGGTCAAAGCAAACAGCTGATCATTTACTACATGTGTTCAATTTAGACCCGAATATGAGTGCTAGATCGTTGTCTAAAGGGATGGAATCTGCATTAGGTATCATCATAGGACTTTCAAGCGGAGCAAAAATTACTATTTTTGATGAACCGTATATCGGTTTAGATGCATCAGCACGATATAAGTTTTATGATCTTTTACTAGACGAGTATAAGAGGAATCCTCGAACGTTTATTTTATCAACCCATCTAATTGATGAAGCGAGTAATTTATTTGAAGAAATTTTGTTAATCCAGGATGGGGAGTTGCTCCTACACAAAACGGCAGATGAATTACAAGAAATGAGTCTTCAAATAAGTGGGAATATACAAGCAGTTAATGAGTATTGTCATGAAAAAAATGTTATTTTTGAGAATGAGATGATAGGAAGAAAAACAGCTATGTTATTTGGTGAAAAATTAAACATACAAGAGGCAAAATTAAAAGGCTTAGATGTAGGGCGGTGCAATATTCAGGAATTAATGGTTCACTTGACAGAAAAAGAAGGGGGACGTTTATATGCATAA
- a CDS encoding GntR family transcriptional regulator, whose protein sequence is MKSTLDESQPIFQQIALMIMDDIVDGRLKVEEQVPSTNELSRFYNINPATARKGLQSLVDKGIIYKQRGVGMFVAKGAREKLLIERKQHFYEEYIMPLLEEARRIHIDEEMIIDLIRGQQKKNEESGT, encoded by the coding sequence ATGAAATCAACTCTTGATGAATCTCAGCCTATTTTCCAACAAATTGCTTTGATGATAATGGATGACATCGTTGACGGAAGGTTAAAAGTTGAAGAGCAAGTTCCATCAACAAATGAGCTTTCACGGTTCTACAATATTAATCCCGCAACTGCACGAAAGGGTTTGCAGTCCCTTGTTGATAAAGGAATTATTTACAAGCAACGAGGTGTTGGAATGTTTGTTGCAAAAGGAGCGAGAGAAAAATTGCTTATAGAAAGAAAGCAACATTTTTATGAAGAATACATCATGCCTTTACTGGAAGAAGCACGCCGCATTCACATTGATGAAGAAATGATAATTGACTTAATAAGAGGACAACAGAAAAAAAATGAGGAGAGTGGAACATGA
- a CDS encoding alanyl-tRNA editing protein gives MKMNLYYSEPNMTSWQTVITHKYEKDDQYFVILEETAFYPEGGGQPADHGTINGVEVVDVQEDGTSIVHQVTAPLNIGEADCQIDKQRRIDHTQHHTGQHLLSAVCIELFEMETLSFHLGSDTASIDLDTPSLSDDQLFQVEQQVNKYIFENRQIKTYYVSSDELASLRLRKLPKVSENIRIVEITGIDVSACCGTHVESTGQIGMLKVLKTEKHRGKTRLYFVCGFRALADYGSAHSIITNIGLKLSTSRENFVNNLDKMDQERKQLQKDLSEVKSQLFSYVADELIREANDHVIHYISNDYSSRDLQLMSKQILAKQQAIVLLLSTIENRLLIAQDGGFDIHIGAMVKEHAKEYEGKGGGNDKQAQVSFSSTSDATKFLTFAKEYTKNIKVSK, from the coding sequence ATGAAAATGAACCTCTATTATTCAGAACCAAATATGACTTCTTGGCAAACTGTCATTACACATAAATATGAAAAGGATGATCAATACTTCGTTATTCTTGAAGAAACAGCATTTTATCCAGAAGGTGGAGGACAACCAGCAGATCATGGAACGATTAATGGTGTAGAAGTAGTTGATGTGCAAGAAGATGGAACAAGTATTGTGCATCAAGTGACAGCGCCATTAAACATTGGTGAGGCGGATTGTCAAATTGACAAACAACGACGTATAGATCATACACAACATCATACTGGACAACATTTATTATCAGCTGTATGTATTGAATTGTTTGAAATGGAGACTTTAAGCTTTCACCTTGGATCAGATACTGCATCCATTGACTTAGATACACCTAGCTTGTCTGATGATCAATTGTTCCAAGTAGAGCAACAGGTGAACAAATATATATTTGAAAATAGGCAAATAAAAACTTATTATGTGTCTAGTGATGAATTAGCTTCATTACGATTACGTAAACTTCCTAAAGTATCAGAAAATATTAGGATCGTTGAAATTACTGGCATAGATGTGTCAGCTTGTTGCGGTACACATGTGGAATCTACAGGACAAATAGGTATGCTAAAGGTACTTAAAACCGAAAAACATCGTGGCAAAACACGACTATATTTTGTATGTGGCTTTAGAGCTTTAGCTGATTATGGATCAGCACACTCAATCATAACAAATATCGGTTTAAAGCTAAGTACGAGTAGGGAGAATTTCGTAAATAATCTAGACAAAATGGACCAAGAGAGAAAACAATTACAAAAAGATTTAAGCGAGGTAAAAAGTCAATTATTTTCATATGTGGCAGATGAATTAATTCGCGAAGCAAATGACCATGTTATACACTATATATCAAATGATTATAGTAGTAGAGACTTACAACTTATGTCAAAACAAATTTTAGCAAAACAGCAGGCTATCGTGTTATTATTATCAACTATCGAAAATCGACTATTAATAGCACAAGACGGTGGATTCGATATACATATCGGGGCAATGGTAAAAGAGCATGCGAAAGAGTATGAAGGTAAAGGCGGAGGAAACGACAAACAAGCACAAGTATCATTTTCATCAACAAGTGATGCTACAAAATTTTTGACTTTTGCAAAAGAGTATACTAAGAATATTAAGGTTAGTAAATAG
- a CDS encoding metal-sensing transcriptional repressor, whose product MSDHHKHRKSIVNRLARIEGHVRSVKDMAASDRDCGDLLIQLAAIRSALDNCGKLILKDHLEGCVVEAVKEGDDKVMDKLNDAIDKFIR is encoded by the coding sequence ATGTCAGACCATCATAAACATCGCAAAAGTATAGTGAATCGGTTAGCCAGGATTGAAGGACATGTTCGTTCTGTGAAAGATATGGCTGCATCAGATAGAGATTGCGGTGATTTACTTATTCAACTAGCTGCTATTCGTTCAGCACTTGACAATTGTGGGAAATTGATACTAAAGGACCACCTTGAGGGCTGTGTAGTCGAAGCTGTCAAAGAAGGTGATGATAAAGTAATGGATAAATTAAACGACGCTATTGACAAATTTATACGTTAG
- a CDS encoding biotin transporter BioY, whose protein sequence is MGKNSRKFRVVDVTYGAMFVALMAIGANIISWLPFLKVGNVPLSMQPFFAILAGLLLGSRVGSLSMVVYALVGIAGLPVFAEFKSGLPIIMLPTGGFIISYIFVAYFAGKIVERKEQPTLSTFMIASFVGIFLVYMIGTNYMYLSINTWTGAEIGYSAAWKTMIFFAIKDFVFTIIAAMIAPRIYHIVNNTKSASTYNKAM, encoded by the coding sequence ATGGGAAAGAATTCAAGGAAGTTCAGGGTGGTTGACGTAACATATGGAGCTATGTTTGTTGCATTAATGGCAATTGGGGCTAATATTATTTCTTGGCTACCTTTCTTAAAAGTTGGGAATGTACCACTCTCAATGCAACCATTTTTTGCTATTTTAGCAGGATTGTTGTTAGGAAGTAGAGTTGGCTCTTTATCAATGGTAGTTTATGCTCTTGTTGGTATCGCTGGTTTACCTGTCTTTGCCGAATTTAAAAGTGGATTACCAATTATTATGTTACCTACAGGTGGATTTATTATTTCATATATTTTTGTAGCTTATTTTGCTGGTAAAATTGTCGAGCGCAAAGAACAGCCGACTTTGTCAACATTTATGATTGCATCATTTGTTGGTATTTTCCTCGTTTATATGATTGGTACTAATTATATGTATCTTTCTATAAACACTTGGACTGGTGCAGAAATAGGATACTCAGCTGCATGGAAAACTATGATCTTTTTTGCGATAAAGGATTTTGTATTTACGATTATTGCAGCAATGATTGCACCAAGAATTTATCATATAGTTAATAATACTAAATCTGCATCTACTTATAATAAAGCAATGTAA